A part of Larkinella insperata genomic DNA contains:
- a CDS encoding cupin domain-containing protein — protein MARQGKEIYNPKTGQLIQFIKTKEDTKGELLELITTYEPGSKEPFPHYHPHQDEFFDVLQGELSVRSNGKLQIFKPGDLIHITKNTVHAMWNATKDKTVVCWRTIPALDTEHLLELNAGLVNDGKTNKDGIPNLLQVALMMTHYNHVFRLAQPPYPVQRVIFFFLTPVARLMGYKPYYRKYLD, from the coding sequence ATGGCACGTCAAGGAAAAGAAATTTATAACCCAAAAACCGGGCAACTTATTCAATTTATAAAAACCAAGGAAGATACAAAAGGGGAGCTCCTTGAATTGATTACCACGTATGAACCCGGTTCAAAAGAACCATTTCCGCATTATCATCCCCACCAGGATGAATTTTTTGACGTGTTACAAGGCGAATTGTCCGTACGCTCAAACGGCAAGTTACAGATTTTTAAGCCCGGCGATCTAATCCATATTACGAAGAATACCGTCCACGCCATGTGGAACGCCACCAAGGATAAAACAGTGGTTTGCTGGCGTACCATACCGGCCCTCGACACCGAACATTTGCTGGAATTAAACGCCGGGCTGGTCAACGACGGCAAGACGAATAAAGACGGGATTCCGAACCTGCTGCAGGTAGCGTTGATGATGACGCATTACAATCATGTATTCCGGCTCGCCCAACCACCCTACCCGGTTCAACGGGTCATTTTTTTCTTTCTGACACCGGTGGCCCGTCTGATGGGCTACAAACCGTATTATAGGAAGTACCTGGATTAA
- a CDS encoding aldo/keto reductase: MDYRKLGESEVTVSAIAFGAWAAGGWMWGGTERKDAVEAIRASYDQGVTSIDTAPIYGQGTSEEIVGEAIKDLPRDRVQILTKYGMRWDLAKGTLAFPSKDNAGNAIDVYKYAGKESIIQECEDSLKRLGTDYIDLYQIHWPDVTTPISETMEAVERLIAQGKVRAAGVSNYSLEQVKEAEQTLKLASNQVPYSMVKRDIEADLVPYCLENHKSILAYSPMERGLLTGKIKPGHQFAEGDHRATYKAFKDGNIERVWAFLEKIKPIAEQKQVSLGQLVIRWTIDQPGITVALVGARNAEQAVQNAKAIDVRLTAEEMTFINQQLETVQLV; the protein is encoded by the coding sequence ATGGACTATCGCAAACTAGGAGAGTCGGAGGTAACGGTTTCGGCCATTGCGTTTGGCGCGTGGGCAGCCGGGGGCTGGATGTGGGGCGGAACCGAGCGCAAAGATGCCGTAGAAGCCATCCGGGCGTCGTACGACCAGGGCGTAACCTCGATTGACACCGCCCCGATTTACGGGCAGGGAACCAGCGAAGAAATTGTGGGAGAAGCCATCAAAGACCTGCCGCGCGACCGGGTGCAGATTCTGACCAAGTACGGTATGCGCTGGGATCTGGCGAAAGGAACGCTGGCCTTCCCCAGCAAGGACAACGCGGGCAATGCCATTGACGTTTATAAATACGCCGGTAAGGAAAGCATCATTCAGGAGTGCGAAGACAGTCTGAAGCGCCTGGGAACCGACTACATCGACCTTTATCAGATTCACTGGCCGGACGTAACCACGCCGATTTCGGAGACGATGGAAGCCGTGGAACGCTTGATAGCGCAGGGGAAAGTGCGGGCGGCTGGGGTATCCAATTACAGCCTGGAACAGGTAAAAGAAGCCGAGCAAACGCTGAAACTGGCATCGAATCAGGTTCCGTACAGCATGGTTAAGCGCGACATTGAAGCGGATCTGGTACCTTATTGTCTCGAAAACCATAAATCCATTCTGGCGTATAGCCCGATGGAGCGCGGTTTGCTGACGGGAAAAATCAAACCCGGTCACCAGTTTGCCGAAGGGGACCACCGGGCGACATACAAAGCCTTCAAGGACGGTAATATTGAGCGGGTGTGGGCCTTCCTGGAAAAAATTAAGCCGATCGCCGAGCAAAAGCAGGTTTCGCTGGGGCAACTGGTCATCCGCTGGACCATCGACCAGCCCGGCATCACCGTTGCTCTGGTGGGCGCCCGCAACGCCGAGCAGGCGGTGCAGAATGCCAAAGCCATTGACGTTCGGCTAACGGCTGAAGAAATGACGTTTATCAACCAGCAGCTGGAAACGGTGCAGTTGGTGTAA
- a CDS encoding polysaccharide deacetylase family protein — protein sequence MNILTFDIEEWFHLLDNPSTKTEQDWGKYESRIHHNMDRIFQLLDETNSRATFFCLGWVARKYPEVIRRIDEAGYEVATHSDLHQLAYEQSPSEYRADLERSIKSLQDVTGKKVRSYRAPGFSIKEQNRWVFPTLVELGVEIDCSMFPARRAHGGDSSFGIAEPCYIDVNGTLLKEFPINTVGMLGKDMIFSGGGYFRLFPLPVLRYFMQKSPYVMTYFHPRDFDPGQPMVPGLSRVRQFKSYYGLGGCWGKLKQLLLDYEFVDLVEAEKRIDWSGSQVQRFKVTV from the coding sequence ATGAATATTCTAACATTTGATATTGAAGAGTGGTTTCACCTGCTCGACAATCCGTCGACCAAAACCGAGCAGGACTGGGGGAAGTACGAATCCCGCATTCACCACAACATGGACCGGATTTTCCAGTTGCTGGACGAAACCAACTCCCGCGCTACGTTCTTCTGCCTGGGTTGGGTGGCCCGGAAATACCCCGAGGTAATTCGGCGGATCGACGAAGCCGGGTACGAAGTAGCCACGCACTCGGATCTGCACCAACTCGCCTACGAGCAATCCCCGTCCGAATACCGCGCCGATCTGGAACGGTCAATCAAATCGTTGCAGGACGTGACGGGTAAAAAAGTCCGGTCGTACCGCGCCCCGGGCTTTTCGATCAAAGAACAAAACCGTTGGGTGTTTCCCACGTTAGTAGAGTTAGGGGTTGAAATCGACTGCTCCATGTTTCCGGCCCGGCGGGCGCACGGGGGCGATTCGTCATTCGGAATTGCCGAGCCCTGTTACATCGACGTAAACGGGACATTGTTGAAAGAATTTCCGATCAATACCGTCGGGATGCTGGGCAAAGACATGATTTTTTCGGGTGGGGGCTATTTTCGGCTCTTTCCCTTGCCGGTACTGCGGTATTTCATGCAGAAATCGCCCTACGTGATGACGTATTTTCACCCCCGGGATTTCGACCCTGGTCAGCCGATGGTGCCGGGATTAAGCCGGGTGCGTCAGTTCAAATCGTACTACGGTCTGGGCGGCTGCTGGGGGAAGTTGAAGCAATTGCTGCTGGATTATGAGTTCGTTGATCTGGTCGAAGCCGAAAAACGCATTGATTGGTCGGGCAGTCAGGTTCAGCGGTTTAAAGTGACTGTATAA
- a CDS encoding methionyl-tRNA formyltransferase produces MRIVFITQDDPFYLAKNLDYLLKKMPPYAKVVGTVVADVSPFGKKETMTEKAKKTYDIFGLPFFIRYGLKFVTSKMSKQNSVKYVLEQHQIPLIHLESNINKPDSLDKIRAYKPDLLISIAGNQIFKRPLLDLAPLGCLNLHTALLPKYRGLMPSFWVMRYNEKYTGVSVFFVDEGIDSGPILVQKKVEIGNRSQAELIEYTKQLGMDCIIECIEKIHAGNYELIENDASQMTYFSFPTREDVKAFLAAGKRFY; encoded by the coding sequence ATGAGAATTGTATTTATTACGCAGGACGATCCTTTTTATCTGGCAAAAAATCTGGATTACTTACTAAAGAAAATGCCGCCCTATGCCAAGGTAGTAGGAACCGTCGTGGCGGATGTATCGCCGTTTGGGAAAAAGGAAACGATGACCGAGAAAGCCAAAAAAACCTACGACATCTTTGGCTTGCCTTTTTTCATACGCTACGGTCTGAAGTTCGTCACTTCGAAAATGAGTAAACAGAACAGTGTAAAATATGTGCTGGAACAGCATCAAATTCCACTGATTCATCTGGAAAGCAACATTAACAAACCGGATAGTTTAGACAAGATTCGGGCCTATAAGCCCGATTTACTGATTTCCATTGCCGGAAACCAGATTTTCAAGCGGCCCCTGCTTGACCTGGCTCCGCTGGGCTGCCTGAACCTGCACACGGCCTTGCTGCCCAAATACCGCGGACTGATGCCGTCGTTCTGGGTAATGCGCTACAACGAAAAATACACGGGCGTTTCGGTGTTTTTTGTTGATGAGGGGATCGACAGCGGCCCGATTCTGGTGCAGAAGAAAGTGGAAATCGGCAACCGTTCGCAGGCGGAACTGATCGAGTATACCAAACAACTCGGCATGGATTGCATCATCGAATGCATCGAGAAAATCCACGCCGGTAATTACGAACTAATTGAAAACGATGCGTCGCAGATGACGTACTTCTCATTTCCGACGCGCGAGGATGTGAAAGCCTTTCTGGCCGCCGGAAAGCGCTTCTATTGA
- a CDS encoding 1-aminocyclopropane-1-carboxylate deaminase/D-cysteine desulfhydrase — protein MTHLLTVSTPSSLQFLPDPFPEPVPIRLYLKRDDELHPAISGNKWRKLKYNLAEARRLHQQSLLTYGGAWSNHIYAVAAAGKEFGFSTIGVIRGEDHRERDTPTLAFARQQGMHLHFITRQQYRNRTDPVFQQELQHRFGIYYELPEGGTNELAIRGTAEIIPEILEQLGRRPDAVCCPVGTGGTLAGLERAAPEGVSVLGFPALKRFISSDHPGAQLITDYHFGGYAKTTPDLLTFIRTFEQRTGVRIEQVYTGKMLYGIYDLARHGFFRPDATVVAVHTGGLQGRSASLDAND, from the coding sequence GTGACGCACTTGCTGACGGTTTCAACACCCTCTTCACTCCAGTTTTTGCCCGATCCGTTTCCAGAGCCCGTACCGATTCGGTTGTATCTGAAACGGGATGACGAACTGCACCCGGCCATTTCCGGTAACAAGTGGCGGAAACTCAAGTATAATCTGGCCGAAGCCCGGCGTTTGCACCAGCAGAGCCTGCTGACGTACGGGGGAGCCTGGTCGAACCACATTTACGCCGTGGCGGCCGCCGGAAAAGAGTTTGGCTTTTCGACCATTGGCGTCATCCGGGGGGAAGATCACCGCGAGCGCGACACCCCAACGCTGGCATTTGCCCGCCAGCAGGGGATGCACCTTCATTTTATTACCCGGCAGCAATACCGAAACCGGACAGACCCGGTTTTTCAGCAGGAACTTCAGCACCGGTTTGGCATTTATTATGAATTGCCGGAAGGGGGCACCAACGAACTGGCCATTCGGGGAACGGCCGAAATCATTCCTGAAATTCTGGAGCAACTGGGTCGACGACCGGATGCGGTTTGTTGCCCCGTCGGCACGGGCGGTACGCTGGCCGGTCTGGAACGTGCGGCACCGGAGGGCGTCAGCGTGCTGGGCTTTCCGGCCCTGAAACGGTTTATTTCCAGTGACCACCCGGGCGCTCAACTCATAACCGACTACCATTTTGGCGGTTATGCCAAAACAACCCCCGACTTATTGACTTTCATCCGTACTTTTGAGCAGCGAACCGGCGTCCGGATCGAGCAGGTCTATACCGGCAAGATGCTATACGGCATTTATGACCTAGCCCGGCACGGCTTTTTTCGGCCCGATGCCACCGTTGTTGCCGTTCATACGGGCGGTTTGCAGGGCCGAAGCGCTTCTTTGGATGCGAATGATTGA
- a CDS encoding RluA family pseudouridine synthase: MDLPDEEPVLADPDEDELYEHYRISVDPGQNLMRIDRFLTERLPNATRTKVQNAIDTESVKVNGKPVKASYKIKPRDIISVSLPHPPRETDILPENIPLNIVYEDDELLVLNKPAGMVVHPAYSNWSGTLVNALVYHFQNLPTSRNGAIRPGLVHRIDKDTSGLMVIAKTEFAMTHLARQFFEHTIERTYNALVWGEPKEAAGTIRGNIGRSLRDRKVQAVFPDGSQGKHAVTHYTVLKPLHYVSLVECKLETGRTHQIRAHMQYLGHPLFNDATYGGDRILRGNSVGSYKSFVQNCFALIPRQALHAKSLGFEHPRTRQWLQFDSEFPDDFRAVLTKWENYLDNR, encoded by the coding sequence ATGGATCTGCCAGACGAGGAACCCGTGCTGGCGGACCCGGATGAAGACGAACTTTACGAACATTACCGCATCAGCGTTGATCCCGGTCAAAATCTGATGCGCATCGACCGCTTTCTGACCGAACGGTTACCGAACGCAACGCGCACGAAGGTTCAGAACGCCATTGATACGGAATCCGTTAAGGTAAACGGAAAGCCCGTCAAGGCCAGTTACAAAATCAAACCGCGGGATATCATCTCGGTTTCGCTCCCCCACCCGCCCCGCGAAACCGATATTTTGCCGGAAAATATTCCGCTTAACATTGTTTACGAAGACGATGAACTGCTGGTGTTGAACAAACCGGCGGGCATGGTGGTGCATCCGGCCTACAGCAACTGGTCGGGTACGCTGGTCAACGCGCTGGTGTATCACTTCCAGAACCTGCCCACCTCGCGCAACGGCGCCATTCGCCCGGGTCTGGTGCACCGCATTGATAAAGACACCTCGGGTCTGATGGTGATCGCCAAAACGGAATTCGCCATGACGCACCTGGCCCGGCAGTTTTTCGAACACACCATCGAGCGAACTTACAACGCGCTCGTCTGGGGAGAACCCAAGGAAGCTGCCGGAACCATCCGGGGCAACATTGGCCGCAGCCTCCGCGACCGTAAGGTACAGGCGGTTTTTCCCGATGGCAGCCAGGGTAAACACGCCGTTACGCATTACACGGTGTTAAAGCCGCTTCACTACGTTTCACTGGTGGAATGCAAGCTCGAAACCGGCCGGACGCACCAGATCCGGGCGCACATGCAGTACCTGGGTCACCCGCTTTTCAACGACGCCACGTATGGCGGTGACCGTATCCTGCGCGGCAATTCCGTGGGCTCCTACAAGTCTTTTGTCCAGAATTGTTTTGCCCTCATTCCCCGTCAGGCGCTGCACGCCAAGTCGCTCGGCTTCGAGCACCCGCGCACCCGGCAGTGGCTCCAGTTCGACTCGGAATTTCCGGACGATTTCCGGGCGGTTTTGACGAAATGGGAAAACTACCTGGATAACCGGTAA
- a CDS encoding GNAT family N-acetyltransferase, with translation MIIRKGVPTDVPQLFELVQELALYEKAPHEVTNTPEQMLKDGFGEQPLYGVLVAELENKIVAMSLYYFRYSTWKGKRLYLEDIIVKEAYRGRGLGKALFNATIEEAHQTNCTGMMWQVLDWNEPAINFYKQFGTRFDTEWWNCHLDFDK, from the coding sequence ATGATCATCCGTAAAGGTGTCCCTACCGATGTTCCGCAGTTGTTTGAACTGGTTCAGGAACTGGCTTTATACGAAAAAGCGCCCCACGAAGTCACCAATACCCCCGAGCAGATGCTGAAAGACGGTTTCGGCGAGCAGCCACTTTACGGCGTACTCGTGGCCGAACTCGAAAACAAGATCGTAGCCATGTCGTTATATTATTTCCGGTATTCGACCTGGAAAGGCAAGCGGCTGTATCTGGAGGACATTATCGTGAAGGAGGCCTATCGGGGTCGGGGATTGGGAAAGGCATTGTTTAATGCCACCATTGAAGAAGCTCACCAAACCAACTGTACCGGGATGATGTGGCAGGTGCTCGACTGGAACGAGCCCGCCATCAACTTTTACAAACAGTTTGGTACCCGCTTCGATACGGAATGGTGGAATTGCCACCTGGATTTTGATAAATAG
- a CDS encoding transglycosylase domain-containing protein, with amino-acid sequence MQVDKKRILIIAGWVLLGIVVLGGIGAGIAYTKREALLKEGLERAIRKAKRDYGLTVTIGNARFTGLSTVAFSDVAIVPQDRDSLFRVEKTEVGVSIWPLFVGRVAVSSLTLQNGLAHVVRRDSTTNVDFLTKSQKKDSTAASEPTESSSRRVDLSVVAENLVDNLLAKIPDNMNIQNLELRLTDNERQLRFLTETAIIDDEELTSTILVNGDESVWHLTGTVDASDQEANVSLYADGKPLELPYLEDRFKLKLQADTLRAELRDVASSGGEFKIEGTGAVRNLRINHPAVALSEVLVPNAAMDANVFVGENYVGIDSSSTIYLGKVKARPFVKYTLSPDKIYEVQLHTDPLVAQDLFDSFPQGLFESLEGMKVAGTLKYDMGLHLDSSLPDSVRFYSGLTPDGFKILKFGKEDFSRVNQPFEHEVYEKDKLVRKFMVGPANPDFTPLNSISSNLRNAVLTAEDYNFFTHHGFNEKAFRMSIATNFKTKKFTRGASTISMQFVKNAFLNRNKTLSRKVEEILIVWLIENQRIISKERMYEIYLNFIEWGRNIYGIGEASRYYFAKRPSNLSIGESILLSYVVPSPKLTLSRFYPDGSVKTYVRGYFRLIGRIMASRGLTPYDTTAYGFYGVRLREGLRQEIAPVDSIEIDSLMAPDGDQTEDGVNGINDFFRRVFGRDRGEPEVVSPQQEPANGAVIQTDSVPKSRRQLRRERREQRRREREQQEESSTQ; translated from the coding sequence ATGCAAGTCGACAAAAAACGAATACTGATTATTGCAGGCTGGGTCTTACTGGGAATCGTGGTGCTGGGTGGCATCGGTGCCGGTATTGCTTATACCAAACGGGAAGCCCTGTTGAAAGAAGGTCTCGAACGAGCCATCCGCAAAGCCAAACGGGACTACGGCCTGACTGTTACCATCGGAAACGCCCGGTTTACCGGCCTGTCGACAGTTGCTTTTTCCGACGTTGCGATCGTGCCACAAGACCGGGACAGCCTGTTTCGGGTTGAAAAAACGGAGGTCGGCGTCAGCATCTGGCCCCTGTTTGTGGGCCGGGTGGCGGTTTCGTCGCTCACCTTGCAAAACGGCCTGGCCCACGTAGTCCGGCGCGACAGCACCACGAACGTCGATTTTCTCACGAAATCGCAGAAAAAAGATTCCACCGCTGCCTCCGAACCAACCGAAAGCAGCAGCCGGCGGGTGGACCTGTCGGTGGTGGCCGAAAATCTGGTTGATAACCTGCTGGCGAAGATTCCGGACAACATGAATATCCAGAACCTGGAACTTCGCCTGACCGACAACGAACGGCAACTTCGCTTCCTGACCGAAACCGCCATCATCGACGACGAAGAACTGACTTCGACCATCCTCGTGAACGGCGACGAGTCGGTCTGGCACCTGACGGGTACAGTGGATGCCTCCGATCAGGAAGCCAACGTTTCGCTGTACGCCGACGGTAAGCCGCTCGAATTACCGTATCTGGAAGATCGTTTTAAGCTTAAACTTCAGGCCGATACCCTCCGCGCCGAACTGCGGGACGTTGCCAGTTCGGGGGGAGAATTCAAGATTGAAGGAACCGGAGCTGTCCGGAACCTGCGCATCAATCACCCGGCGGTGGCCCTGAGCGAGGTGCTGGTGCCCAACGCGGCCATGGATGCCAACGTGTTTGTGGGCGAAAATTACGTCGGTATCGATAGCTCCTCGACAATTTATCTGGGCAAAGTTAAGGCGCGGCCGTTTGTCAAATACACGCTTTCACCCGACAAAATTTACGAGGTTCAGCTGCATACCGATCCACTCGTGGCCCAGGATCTGTTCGATTCGTTTCCGCAGGGGCTGTTCGAGTCGCTGGAGGGCATGAAAGTGGCTGGAACACTGAAATATGATATGGGGCTGCACCTGGACAGTTCCCTGCCCGATTCGGTACGGTTTTATTCGGGATTGACCCCCGATGGATTCAAAATTCTGAAATTTGGCAAGGAAGATTTCAGCCGGGTCAATCAGCCGTTTGAACACGAGGTGTACGAGAAAGATAAGCTGGTACGCAAGTTCATGGTTGGCCCGGCGAATCCGGATTTCACTCCGCTCAACTCAATCTCCTCCAACCTGCGCAACGCCGTGCTGACGGCCGAAGATTACAACTTTTTCACGCACCACGGCTTTAACGAAAAAGCGTTTCGAATGTCAATCGCGACCAATTTCAAAACCAAGAAATTTACGCGGGGGGCCAGTACCATCTCAATGCAGTTTGTAAAGAATGCCTTCCTGAACCGGAATAAAACATTATCCCGGAAAGTGGAAGAAATCCTGATTGTGTGGTTGATTGAAAACCAGCGCATCATCAGCAAAGAACGGATGTACGAGATCTACCTCAACTTCATCGAATGGGGTCGCAATATTTACGGAATCGGGGAAGCCTCCCGGTATTATTTTGCCAAAAGACCGTCCAACCTGTCCATTGGTGAGAGTATTCTGCTTTCATACGTTGTTCCGTCGCCGAAACTAACGCTCAGCCGTTTTTACCCCGATGGGTCAGTGAAAACGTATGTGCGCGGTTATTTCAGGCTGATTGGCCGCATCATGGCCTCCCGCGGTTTAACGCCTTACGACACGACGGCTTACGGTTTTTACGGGGTCCGGCTTCGTGAGGGCCTGCGGCAGGAAATTGCGCCGGTGGATTCCATCGAGATCGATTCGCTGATGGCGCCAGATGGTGATCAAACGGAAGACGGGGTCAACGGCATCAATGATTTCTTCCGGCGCGTCTTTGGGCGGGATCGGGGAGAACCGGAGGTGGTATCGCCCCAGCAGGAACCCGCCAACGGCGCGGTCATTCAAACCGATTCGGTGCCCAAGAGCCGCCGTCAATTGCGCCGGGAACGACGCGAGCAACGCCGTCGTGAGCGGGAGCAGCAGGAAGAAAGTTCCACTCAATAA
- the trmD gene encoding tRNA (guanosine(37)-N1)-methyltransferase TrmD, translated as MRIDILTCLPRLLDSFFGHSILQRAQQGGFVEVVVHDLRDYSLDKHRRVDDYAFGGGAGMVMSIEPIARCIRALQAERTYDEVIYVTPDGEQFNQRTANRLSLAQNLIILCGHYKGVDERVREIFVTKEISVGDYVLSGGELPAAIISDAIIRLLPGVLNDETSALTDSFQDDLLAPPVYTRPAEFEGHTVPEILLSGHEAKINEWRFEKALERTRQRRPDLLP; from the coding sequence ATGAGGATTGATATTTTAACCTGCCTGCCCCGGCTGCTGGACAGCTTTTTTGGGCATTCCATTTTACAACGGGCGCAGCAGGGCGGTTTTGTGGAGGTGGTTGTTCACGATTTGCGCGATTATTCGCTCGACAAACACCGCCGGGTGGATGATTACGCGTTTGGCGGTGGGGCCGGGATGGTCATGTCCATCGAGCCGATCGCCCGGTGTATTCGCGCGTTGCAAGCCGAACGGACCTACGATGAGGTGATTTATGTTACCCCGGACGGCGAACAGTTTAATCAGCGAACGGCCAACCGGCTTTCGCTGGCTCAGAACCTGATTATTCTCTGCGGCCACTACAAAGGCGTTGATGAGCGGGTGCGGGAAATCTTCGTTACAAAAGAAATCAGCGTGGGCGACTACGTTTTATCCGGGGGCGAGTTGCCCGCGGCCATTATATCCGACGCCATCATTCGGTTGTTACCGGGTGTGCTGAACGACGAAACTTCCGCCTTAACGGATTCTTTTCAGGACGATCTGCTGGCTCCACCGGTCTATACCCGTCCGGCAGAATTCGAAGGGCACACTGTGCCCGAAATCCTTTTGTCGGGCCACGAAGCCAAAATCAACGAATGGCGATTTGAGAAGGCACTGGAACGAACCCGCCAGCGACGGCCGGATTTGCTGCCCTGA
- the rimM gene encoding ribosome maturation factor RimM (Essential for efficient processing of 16S rRNA), with amino-acid sequence MTKDDCFQLGKITKTHGVQGELVFFLDVDSPELYETMDSVLIEVKGDLVPYFIESISVNRNRGIVALEGVETIEEAQKLVNCDLYLPLDNLDELEEGQFYFHDIVGYQVRDENLGDLGTVRTVYNVPPQDLIAMDYQGKEILIPINDELTPSADKEQRILHVRLPDGLIDVYLNEPSAKSGKDTDEDDEALDED; translated from the coding sequence GTGACGAAAGACGACTGCTTCCAGCTTGGAAAAATAACGAAAACGCACGGCGTACAGGGGGAATTGGTTTTCTTCCTAGATGTCGATTCGCCGGAGCTGTACGAAACGATGGACTCGGTTCTGATCGAGGTAAAAGGCGATCTGGTGCCTTATTTTATTGAATCCATCTCCGTTAACCGTAATCGGGGCATTGTGGCGCTGGAAGGCGTTGAAACGATTGAAGAAGCGCAGAAGCTGGTCAATTGCGACTTGTATCTGCCGCTGGATAACCTGGACGAACTGGAAGAAGGCCAATTTTACTTTCACGACATTGTCGGCTATCAGGTGCGGGATGAAAACCTCGGCGATCTGGGAACGGTCCGGACGGTTTACAATGTTCCGCCCCAGGACCTGATTGCGATGGATTATCAGGGTAAGGAGATCCTGATTCCGATCAATGACGAGCTGACCCCCTCAGCGGATAAAGAACAGCGAATTCTGCACGTTCGGCTGCCGGATGGTCTGATCGATGTTTACCTGAACGAACCATCGGCCAAGTCCGGGAAGGATACGGACGAAGACGACGAAGCACTTGATGAGGATTGA
- a CDS encoding 30S ribosomal protein S16: MAVKIRLSRRGRKKLAIYDIVIADARAPRDGRFIEKIGSYNPNTDPSTVVLKNDRAVEWLLNGAQPTDTARSILSHEGIMLKKHLQVGVLKGAITQEQADTKFEDWKQGKEGRKQGTADAKTQQQTAAKQARLDAEKKVNEARAQAIAKKNTVEEPVAEAPAEEAAEAPEAPATEEGEAQE, encoded by the coding sequence ATGGCAGTTAAAATCCGTTTATCGCGTCGGGGACGCAAAAAACTGGCTATTTACGACATCGTAATAGCCGATGCCAGAGCACCACGGGATGGTCGCTTTATTGAAAAGATCGGTTCGTACAACCCAAACACGGATCCCTCAACGGTGGTGCTGAAAAACGACCGCGCTGTGGAGTGGCTGTTGAATGGAGCACAACCGACTGATACGGCCCGCTCAATCCTGTCGCACGAAGGTATCATGCTGAAAAAACACCTGCAGGTAGGTGTTCTCAAAGGTGCCATCACGCAGGAGCAGGCCGATACCAAGTTTGAAGACTGGAAACAAGGTAAAGAAGGCCGTAAGCAGGGAACTGCCGATGCTAAAACGCAGCAACAGACCGCGGCCAAACAAGCCCGTCTGGATGCTGAGAAGAAAGTAAACGAAGCGCGTGCTCAGGCGATTGCGAAGAAAAACACGGTTGAAGAACCTGTTGCTGAAGCACCCGCCGAAGAAGCGGCTGAAGCGCCAGAAGCCCCAGCTACTGAAGAAGGCGAAGCGCAGGAGTAA